One Tunturibacter gelidoferens genomic region harbors:
- a CDS encoding cupin domain-containing protein has translation MTTSLKDGTMIDKMAQFDLHQEIADSEQKKPWQSGHYAKTLFKKHDLRVVLVVMEDASRMKEHHADGTLSVQVLKGQIRFTVHGKSHDLKEGNLITLSASIRHEVEALQDSAFLLTISWPSNQDLLAMKHRGYGT, from the coding sequence ATGACCACCTCCCTCAAAGACGGCACCATGATCGACAAGATGGCGCAGTTTGACCTCCATCAGGAGATCGCTGACTCCGAGCAGAAAAAACCCTGGCAATCCGGCCACTACGCCAAGACCCTCTTCAAGAAGCACGACCTCCGAGTCGTCCTCGTCGTCATGGAAGACGCATCCAGGATGAAGGAGCATCACGCAGACGGAACCCTCTCTGTCCAAGTACTCAAGGGGCAGATACGTTTCACCGTTCACGGTAAATCCCATGACCTCAAGGAAGGAAACCTCATCACACTCAGCGCCTCTATCCGGCACGAAGTAGAGGCCCTTCAGGACTCCGCCTTCCTCCTCACCATCTCCTGGCCCAGCAATCAGGATCTGCTCGCAATGAAGCACCGCGGTTACGGCACCTAG